CCAGCACCACTGGAACGTGTTTTATGTTTCGATGAACAAAACGGAGAGAAAATCTGGGAATTTGAATACGATTGCGATTACATCGGAGTTGGTTATCCGGCAGGGCCTCGTGCTTCGGTGGTGATAAATGAAGGCAAAGCCTACAGTTTGGGGACCATGGGGCATCTTTTCTGTTTCGATGCAAATTCAGGAAAAGTACTCTGGGAAAAAGATTTGAATACCGAATACGATATTGTTATGCCCATTTGGGGAATCTCTTCTACCCCTCTAATTGTAGACGACAAAATAATCGTTCATGTAAGCGGAAGCAATAATGCAAGTATTGTTGCATTTGATAAAAGTACAGGAAAGGAAATTTGGAGAAACCTTAACGACCGGGCAGGGTATTCAGCGCCTGTGCTAATCGAAAAAAACGGTGTTCGGGTAATCGTGAATTGGACGGAACATAGTCTTTCGGGCTTACATCCTGAGACCGGAGAAGTATATTGGCGTTTTCCCTGGGAAACCGGATCGGGAATGAGCATTGCCACCCCGGTTCTTTATAAAGACCACATTTTCGTAAGCGCTTTTTACAGCGGTTCGTTGCTCATAAGGCTGGGTGAAAATTACACATCTGCCGAAAAAGTTTGGCAACGAGAAGGCGAAAACGAACGAAATACCGATGCCTTGCACTGCGTGATGAACACCCCGGTTATTATCGACGATTATATTTATGGTGTTGATAGTTACGGAGAATTGCGCTGTCTTGAATTTGCAACGGGCGATCGTGTCTGGGAAGATCAAACTGCTGTTAAACGAGCACGTTGGGCTAATATCCATTTTGTTCAGGAAGAAGATAAAACATGGATGTTTAATGAACAAGGCGAACTTTTGATCACAGAACTTTCACCCCAAGGATTTAAAGAAATCAGCCGCACAAAATTAATTGAACCTACACGCAAACAACATCCGCGCGGAGTTGTCTGGACACATCCGGCTTTTGCAAACAAACATGTTTTTATTCGAAATGACAAAGAATTGATTTGCGCCAGTCTCGAAAAAAAGTAACAAAATTGAATTAAAAAGAAACCTAAAATCAACTACCTGATTTTTGTTATCTATCAAGTCTCTCTTTGTTCATTCATTTGAGATGATTGAAATCCGACAACTTCCTTGTACTATTTTCCGTGCTAAACCGAAAGCATAACATCGGTAAGCGAATCCTCCGGTTCCAGATGGAGCTTTTTCCTTAATTTATAACGATGGTTTTCTACGCCGCGGATTGAAATCCCCAACAAAGGAGCAATTTCCTTC
This is a stretch of genomic DNA from uncultured Draconibacterium sp.. It encodes these proteins:
- a CDS encoding PQQ-binding-like beta-propeller repeat protein, which translates into the protein MKKTILITLILLSIFVASGQDWPDWRGVQRDAVWKESGIVEKFDAEVIVPKWSVQIAPGYSGPTVAKGKVYVTDRPEKPAPLERVLCFDEQNGEKIWEFEYDCDYIGVGYPAGPRASVVINEGKAYSLGTMGHLFCFDANSGKVLWEKDLNTEYDIVMPIWGISSTPLIVDDKIIVHVSGSNNASIVAFDKSTGKEIWRNLNDRAGYSAPVLIEKNGVRVIVNWTEHSLSGLHPETGEVYWRFPWETGSGMSIATPVLYKDHIFVSAFYSGSLLIRLGENYTSAEKVWQREGENERNTDALHCVMNTPVIIDDYIYGVDSYGELRCLEFATGDRVWEDQTAVKRARWANIHFVQEEDKTWMFNEQGELLITELSPQGFKEISRTKLIEPTRKQHPRGVVWTHPAFANKHVFIRNDKELICASLEKK